The following proteins are encoded in a genomic region of Rattus rattus isolate New Zealand chromosome 2, Rrattus_CSIRO_v1, whole genome shotgun sequence:
- the LOC116894376 gene encoding olfactory receptor 13A1-like, with the protein MMMLSPNQTVVTEFVLEGFSEHSSLRLLLTGCFLSLYTMALMGNIVIIALVTSSTGLHSPMYFFLCNLATMDIVCTSSVLPKALVGLLFEENTISFNGCMAQLFFLLWSLSSELLLLTVMAYDRYVAICFPLHYSTRMSPQMCGALAMGVWSICALNASVHTGLMTRLSFCGPRVITHFFCEIPPLLLLSCSPTYVNSIMTLVADAFYGGINFVLTLLSYGYIIASILRMRSAEGKRKAFSTCSSHLIVVSVYYSSVFCAYVSPASSYSPERSKVTSVLYSILSPTLNPLIYTLRNKDVKLALARLLPLFPQ; encoded by the coding sequence ATGATGATGTTGAGTCCCAACCAAACAGTAGTGACAGAGTTTGTACTGGAAGGGTTTTCAGAACATTCTAGTCTAAGACTTCTCTTGACAGGCTGCTTCCTGTCCCTCTACACAATGGCTCTAATGGGCAACATTGTGATCATTGCTTTGGTCACGTCCAGCACTGGGCTCCACAgtcccatgtactttttcctatGCAACCTAGCCACCATGGATATTGTGTGCACCTCCTCTGTGCTtcccaaggccctggttggtctaCTGTTTGAGGAAAACACCATCTCCTTCAATGGATGCATGGCccagctcttcttccttctgtggtCGTTGTCTtcagagctgctgctgctcacagtcatggcctatgaccgttatGTAGCCATCTGCTTTCCACTCCACTACAGCACTAGGATGAGCCCACAGATGTGTGGAGCACTGGCCATGGGTGTATGGTCCATCTGTGCTCTGAATGCATCTGTGCACACTGGTCTAATGACACGATTGTCATTCTGTGGCCCCAGGGTCATCACCCACTTCTTCTGTGAAATCCCCCcactcctcctgctctcctgtaGCCCCACATATGTGAATAGCATTATGACTCTTGTGGCAGATGCCTTTTATGGAGGCATAAACTTTGTGCTAACCCTGTTATCCTATGGctacatcattgccagcatcctGCGCATGCGTTCTGCTGAGGGCAAGAGGAAGGCTTTTTCTACCTGCTCATCCCACCTTATTGTGGTCTCTGTGTACTATTCATCTGTGTTCTGTGCCTATGTTAGTCCTGCTTCCAGCTACAGCCCTGAGAGAAGCAAAGTTACCTCAGTGCTGTACTCAATCCTCAGCCCAACCCTGAACCCCCTCATCTATACACTGAGGAACAAGGACGTCAAGCTCGCCCTGGCAAGACTCTTACCCTTGTTCCCCCAGTAA